Sequence from the Microbacterium dextranolyticum genome:
GGCGGCGCCCGGCTTCGACGCGCGCTTCTCGGCCGTGTGGCGCCGGTACTCGTACCGCATCGCCGACCTGGCGACGCCGTACGACCCCCTCGACCGTGCCCGGACCACCACGGTGAAGGCGCACCTTGACGTCGATGCGATGGATGCCGCTGCGCGCTCGCTCATCGGTCTGCACGACTTCGCGGCGTACTGCAAGTGGCGCGAGGGCGCGACGACGATCCGCACGCTGCTGGAGTTCGACTGGCACCGGGGCGCCGACGGCATCCTGGTCGCGAACGTTCGGGCCGACGCGTTCTGCCACAGCATGGTGCGCGCGCTCGTCGGCGCGTGCGTGGGAGTCGGCGAGGGGCGGCTTCTGCCCGCCGAGGTCGAGCGCATCCGTGATGAGGGGGTGCGCACGAGCGAGATCAAGGTGCTCGCGGCGCGTGGCCTGACCCTCACCGAGGTGGGCTATCCCGCCGACGACCTGCTCGCCGCCCGCGCTGACCAGACGCGCGCGCGGCGTTCGCTCGACGAGGACTGACCGCGACGACCGGTCCCGTGAACTCCCGGGGAGATCTCACGGCGGCGGGAAAGGCGAGAACACTATGCTGTCGGCACGATGAAGGTCATCTCCTACAACCTCAACAAGCACAAGGCGGCCGGCGAGCTCGACGCGCTCGTCGAGTCGACGGGGGCCGACATCCTGTGTCTGCAGGAGGCGGTCAGTGACGCCCTGCCGGCGGAGATCTCGGGACTGCAGCTGGTCGAGGCGACCGCTCGCAACCGGTTGGGGCTCGCCGTCTATCTCCGCCGCAACACGTTCGAGCCGCTCGAGGTGCGCACGCTCGCGCTGAAGAAGTCGTTGCACGACATGGTTCTGAAGCCCGCCGAGGAACGGATGCTGGCGGTGCGGGTGCGCGACATCGACCTCGGCCGTGAGCTCATCGTGGCGAGCTTCCACGCGGCGCCGCTGACGGCTCTGAACTCGCTGCGGCGCAAGCAGATCACGGCGGCGCTCGGAGAGCTGGCGAGCCTGGGTGAGGGCCTGCCGATCCTCATGGTCGGCGACTACAACTATCCCGTGTTCAAAGAGAACCTCGGGCAGAAGGTGCGTGACGCCGGCTACGAGCTGAGCCTGAGCGATGCCCGCACGTACACGCGCTACAAGTTCTTCCGCGGGCACTACGACTTCGCGACCAGCGTCGGGTTCGACATCGACACCATCACGACGCTGCCCCAGGGGCGCAGCGATCATCTGCCGATCCTGGTCACCGCAACCCTCACGTGACCCGCCGGCGGGGAAAGGGAAGGACCCCTCGGCCGTGGCCGAGGGGTCCTTCGTCTGTTCGGAGAGGCGTCAGGCCTTGTTCTCTTCGCGGTTGCGGCGGACCGTGGCCGCCACGGCGACCGTGGCGCCGGCCAGGACGAGCGCGCCGCCGCCGACCCAGATGCCCAGGAGCGACTCGCTGTTGCCACCGGTCGAGGGGAGGGTGGACCCGGCGCTCGTGTCGCCGCCGGTGCTGCCACCCGCGCCGCCGCCGTTGCCGCCCGCGGCATCGGCACGGGCGCCGGAGGCCGAGAGGGTGTACGAGCCGCTGGCGCCAGCCGGCAGGTTGACGTAGACGGCCGCGACGCCGGAGGCGTCGGCGGTGCGGCTCGTGGAGATGGACTCGCGGGCGATCTTCACCGTGGCGAACGAGGCCTGGCTCGCGTTCTCGCCGACGAGGGTGAAGGTGACCGATGCGCCGGGCTGGAAGCCCGAGACCGGAACGGTGCCGCTGGAGGTGATGGTCACCGAGACGGTGTCGGGGCCCGTGGGCGTGTACGCCTGAGCCATGGCG
This genomic interval carries:
- the truA gene encoding tRNA pseudouridine(38-40) synthase TruA, with translation MRLRLDLAYDGTDFRGWARQPGLRTVQGTVEAALARILGGAPQLVVAGRTDAGVHASGQVAHLDLTDSQRERLEKVRTPSASTRPRAEALAARIAGVLGPYPDVAVHRSAEAAPGFDARFSAVWRRYSYRIADLATPYDPLDRARTTTVKAHLDVDAMDAAARSLIGLHDFAAYCKWREGATTIRTLLEFDWHRGADGILVANVRADAFCHSMVRALVGACVGVGEGRLLPAEVERIRDEGVRTSEIKVLAARGLTLTEVGYPADDLLAARADQTRARRSLDED
- a CDS encoding endonuclease/exonuclease/phosphatase family protein produces the protein MKVISYNLNKHKAAGELDALVESTGADILCLQEAVSDALPAEISGLQLVEATARNRLGLAVYLRRNTFEPLEVRTLALKKSLHDMVLKPAEERMLAVRVRDIDLGRELIVASFHAAPLTALNSLRRKQITAALGELASLGEGLPILMVGDYNYPVFKENLGQKVRDAGYELSLSDARTYTRYKFFRGHYDFATSVGFDIDTITTLPQGRSDHLPILVTATLT